From Triticum urartu cultivar G1812 chromosome 2, Tu2.1, whole genome shotgun sequence, a single genomic window includes:
- the LOC125538287 gene encoding uncharacterized protein LOC125538287 — MAPSKGERRGGDPAEGEDEYSASVGRCARSGGICPTRRHADDEARRRCRRAGATSSAAVTTTRFPVDALYGSTTARARPWPALRRPCGRCGSYTDTPPRCPTPVSASTALGIKGGRGGRGLKNKRDEMPVEVSRDGVHSDGFEESVARCGFRNPSLVRRCATPPRRDSTRCAQMGACIPVAVGRGRGHKDTHDDYYGTSRPRAAELHAPTADLRAEMYDTGSIEGPPGSFTVNNVQVFAGYVLHTGSFLEGPDSETLSVGDEVKYKEVIGDRIDQKGHIALPEKLIFDFSHGKPVQPEDLQKIESIVKQRIEAELELSAQEIKLANPKSVNGLRAVFGEIYPDPVRVVSIGRKLEDVLANPESKEWLSDINEASKLDGATLEKKIGWQMAETSQMAETTKDEMSLTTHAAKNKALETM; from the exons ATGGCGCCGTCCAAGGGggagcggcggggcggcgacccGGCCGAGGGGGAGGACGAGTATTCGGCCAGCGTCGGCCGCTGCGCCAGATCCGGCGGCATCTGCCCGACCCGGCGCCACGCGGACGACGAGGCCAG GAGGCGTTGCCGACGTGCGGGTGCCACATCGAGCGCTGCCGTCACCACGACGCGGTTCCCCGTCGACGCCCTGTACGGGTCGACGACGGCGAGGGCACGTCCGTGGCCGGCGCTGAGGAGGCCGTGCGGACGGTGCGGGAGCTACACCGACACCCCGCCCCGATGCCCTACACCGGTCAGCGCGTCGACGGCTCTCGGCATCAAGGGCGGCCGCGGAGGGCGGGGCCTGAAGAACAAGCGCGACGAGATGCCCGTGGAGGTGAGCCGCGACGGAGTGCACTCAGACGGCTTCGAAGAGTCGGTCGCGCGGTGCGGCTTCCGAAACCCGAGCCTGGTGCGGCGGTGTGCCACGCCGCCACGGAGGGACTCGACGCGGTGCGCGCAGATGGGGGCCTGCATTCCGGTGGCAGTTGGACGGGGTCGCGGCCACAAGGACACCCACGACGACTACTACGGCACCTCGAGGCCACGGGCTGCGGAGCTCCATGCCCCCACTGCAGATCTGCGCGCAGAG ATGTATGACACCGGGAGTATCGAGGGGCCACCTGGATCTTTCACTGTGAACAATGTCCAAGTGTTTGCTGGCTATGTCCTGCATACCGGTTCATTTCTggaagggcctgactccgagacATTGTCTGTTGGCGATGAAGTGAAATACAAG GAAGTAATTGGTGACCGTATTGACCAGAAAGGTCACATTGCTCTTCCAGAGAAGCTGATATTTGATTTCTCCCATG GGAAACCTGTCCAACCAGAAGATTTGCAAAAAATTGAGTCTATAGTGAAGCAGCGAATAGAGGCTGAGCTGGAGCTATCTGCACAAGAAATAAAATTAGCCAATCCGAAGAGCGTGAATGGTCTTCGAGCTGTGTTTGGTGAA ATCTACCCTGATCCTGTAAGAGTTGTATCGATTGGTCGCAAACTGGAAGATGTGCTTGCCAACCCTGAAAGCAAAGAATGGTTATCTGATATCAATGAAGCAAGTAAACTAGACGGAGCAACATTGGAAAAG AAAATTGGATGGCAGATGGCAGAGACGTCCCAGATGGCAGAGACAACTAAGGATGAGATGTCACTAACGACACATGCGGCAAAGAACAAGGCATTAGAGACAATGTAG
- the LOC125534429 gene encoding uncharacterized protein LOC125534429, giving the protein MARSMVLLDREIDFTPQDEALSGGQFRWGIWEGRMPTRKAMREDVIRYLRTFKARAVVDNPPELSFLHILVPPQSQPLPPPCMDLDSARISSTDKNLVALYAGGYRPGSGLLGGYLIYDASKDSLSVIPPLPSDDLRGVMGHQSAVIMCDPHGEGEGYLLAELIKKGSSQVGVWLWKSSAPEPKWVSLPGSHPLPSGRFTVDSCFSYRGSTLCWVDLLKGMFLCDLNQDCDNKFSFIKLPRDCPALDWNLEESNFITYSFINKFCTRPEEFVPWPVFVTTSSLSPWMNLDWNSRSGLC; this is encoded by the coding sequence ATGGCCCGTTCCATGGTTCTGCTCGACCGCGAGATTGATTTCACCCCCCAAGACGAGGCGCTATCCGGCGGACAGTTCCGGTGGGGGATCTGGGAAGGAAGGATGCCAACCCGCAAAGCGATGAGGGAGGATGTCATCAGGTACCTGCGGACCTTCAAGGCCCGCGCAGTCGTCGACAATCCGCCGGAGCTCTCCTTCCTCCACATACTGGTGCCGCCGCAATCCCAACCGCTCCCGCCGCCATGCATGGACCTGGACTCGGCCCGCATCTCCAGCACGGACAAGAACCTGGTCGCCCTTTATGCCGGAGGGTACCGCCCTGGCTCCGGTTTGCTGGGAGGCTATCTCATCTACGACGCCAGCAAGGACTCCCTCTCCGTCATCCCCCCTCTTCCCTCGGACGACTTGCGTGGAGTCATGGGGCACCAGTCGGCCGTCATCATGTGCGACCCCCATGGGGAGGGGGAGGGCTACCTTCTTGCCGAGCTCATCAAGAAAGGATCCTCCCAGGTTGGGGTCTGGCTGTGGAAGTCGTCCGCCCCAGAACCCAAATGGGTCTCGTTACCCGGGAGCCATCCCCTTCCTTCCGGCAGATTCACCGTTGACTCGTGCTTCTCTTACCGGGGCTCTACCCTTTGCTGGGTGGATCTGCTCAAAGGCATGTTCCTCTGTGATCTCAACCAAGACTGCGACAACAAGTTCAGCTTTATCAAGCTGCCACGAGACTGTCCAGCCCTGGATTGGAACTTAGAGGAGTCCAACTTTATCACGTACAGCTTTATCAACAAGTTCTGCACCCGCCCAGAGGAGTTCGTTCCATGGCCTGTGTTTGTGACCACATCAAGCTTGTCTCCTTGGATGAATCTGGATTGGAACTCTCGGTCTGGACTCTGTTGA